The following proteins are co-located in the Haloarcula marismortui ATCC 43049 genome:
- the leuD gene encoding 3-isopropylmalate dehydratase small subunit produces the protein MSDATEDIPEVDYVEGSGIPIHGNDIDTDQIIPARFMKVVTFDGLGEFAFFDLRFDDEDNEKDHPFNEERFQDSNVMVVNNNFGCGSSREHAPQALMRWGIDAIIGEGFAEIFAGNCLALGIPTVTADHETINALQQWVDDNPDGEIEVDVRAETVTYGDNEINVSVDRAQREALVEGNWDTTALMKANKNAIEETASQLPYLDQTRSDIEADD, from the coding sequence ATGAGCGACGCGACTGAGGACATCCCTGAAGTCGACTATGTCGAGGGGTCTGGCATCCCGATCCACGGGAACGACATCGACACGGACCAGATAATCCCTGCGCGGTTCATGAAGGTCGTCACCTTCGACGGGCTGGGCGAGTTCGCCTTCTTCGACCTGCGGTTCGACGACGAGGACAACGAGAAGGACCATCCGTTCAACGAGGAGCGGTTCCAGGACTCGAACGTGATGGTGGTCAACAACAACTTCGGCTGTGGCTCCTCCCGCGAACACGCGCCCCAGGCCCTGATGCGCTGGGGCATCGACGCCATCATCGGCGAGGGCTTCGCCGAGATTTTCGCCGGAAACTGTCTGGCGCTCGGCATCCCGACGGTCACCGCCGACCACGAGACGATCAACGCGCTCCAGCAGTGGGTTGATGACAACCCCGACGGCGAGATTGAGGTTGACGTGCGAGCGGAGACTGTCACCTACGGCGACAACGAGATCAACGTCAGCGTTGACCGCGCCCAGCGCGAAGCCCTTGTCGAGGGCAACTGGGACACGACGGCGCTGATGAAGGCTAACAAGAACGCTATCGAGGAGACAGCCTCGCAGTTGCCGTACCTCGATCAGACGCGGTCGGATATCGAAGCAGACGATTGA
- a CDS encoding response regulator, with protein sequence MNHFSIDDIRVLHVDDDPGFAEIVSEFLEREDDAFSVETATSVDDALVMLQDIQVDCVVSDYDMPQKDGLDFLELVRHDYPDLPFLLFTGKGSEEIASRAISAGVTDYLQKEAGTEQYTVLANRIRNAVRSARAETAVQRTEDRYHNLVDTAPIPILLFDRDWKALYANEAAIAFLDADSFTEIAGKKASDFLHPDERDAARKRFQRLMREGVSVPEREYRVMTAEGEVKTATIATAPGYYRGEQVAQAMVYR encoded by the coding sequence ATGAACCACTTCTCGATAGATGACATCAGGGTACTCCACGTTGACGACGACCCCGGCTTCGCCGAAATCGTCTCAGAATTCCTCGAACGGGAAGATGACGCCTTTTCCGTGGAGACCGCGACGAGCGTCGACGATGCACTGGTGATGCTTCAGGACATCCAGGTCGATTGCGTCGTCAGCGACTACGATATGCCCCAAAAGGACGGACTGGACTTCTTGGAACTGGTCAGGCACGACTACCCCGATCTCCCGTTCCTCCTGTTCACCGGCAAGGGATCAGAGGAAATTGCGAGTCGGGCGATTTCGGCCGGCGTCACTGACTACCTCCAGAAGGAGGCCGGAACGGAGCAGTACACCGTATTGGCAAACCGAATCAGGAACGCGGTCCGGAGCGCACGGGCCGAAACCGCGGTCCAGCGCACGGAGGACAGGTACCACAACCTCGTCGACACTGCGCCGATCCCGATTCTCCTTTTCGACCGTGACTGGAAGGCCCTGTACGCCAACGAGGCGGCCATAGCGTTCCTCGATGCGGACTCCTTCACAGAGATAGCCGGGAAGAAGGCGAGCGACTTTCTCCATCCTGACGAGCGGGACGCGGCCAGAAAGCGGTTCCAGCGGCTGATGCGCGAGGGCGTCTCGGTTCCGGAACGAGAGTACCGCGTGATGACCGCCGAGGGCGAGGTGAAGACAGCGACGATTGCCACCGCACCCGGCTACTACCGCGGCGAGCAGGTCGCTCAGGCGATGGTGTACCGATAG
- a CDS encoding DUF6293 family protein gives MDQIREIHIAPLGHERDRIAEPIHQHNADDVYLLTATTELSRLTPYQQALVKELDANGVSVELHRADLHDLYDVLAEVTTLTADHPEDIVRVNVSSGPKVAAIGSAIACMATAATAYYVHPEEHVPSVAAEPLTRGMERAEVLPSYPIEAISRDQVAVLDYLKRTNTDTYTAKKSDLIEFAEDAGLSFIDDADPANEKAKFALLNANIVDPLVEDGYIEVNDVGRTKQVALTETGENVLQAFRHKL, from the coding sequence ATGGACCAGATTCGGGAGATACACATCGCGCCGCTGGGGCACGAGCGTGACCGGATCGCCGAGCCGATTCACCAGCACAACGCCGACGACGTGTACCTCCTCACAGCGACCACAGAGCTGTCACGGTTGACGCCGTACCAGCAGGCACTCGTCAAGGAACTGGACGCCAACGGCGTTAGCGTCGAACTACACCGAGCGGATTTACACGACCTCTACGACGTGCTGGCCGAGGTCACGACACTAACTGCGGACCATCCCGAGGACATCGTGCGTGTCAACGTCTCAAGCGGGCCGAAGGTGGCGGCTATCGGAAGCGCCATCGCGTGTATGGCGACGGCGGCGACGGCATACTACGTCCATCCCGAGGAACACGTCCCATCGGTCGCTGCGGAGCCACTCACCCGCGGGATGGAGCGCGCGGAGGTCCTCCCGTCGTATCCCATCGAAGCTATTTCTCGTGACCAGGTCGCGGTGCTGGACTATCTCAAGCGGACAAATACGGACACCTACACCGCAAAAAAGTCGGACCTCATCGAGTTCGCCGAGGACGCTGGTCTTTCGTTCATCGACGACGCCGACCCGGCAAACGAGAAGGCGAAGTTCGCGCTGTTGAACGCGAACATCGTGGACCCGCTGGTCGAGGACGGCTACATCGAAGTCAACGATGTCGGACGGACGAAACAGGTTGCACTGACAGAGACCGGTGAAAACGTTCTCCAAGCGTTCCGACACAAACTCTGA
- the leuC gene encoding 3-isopropylmalate dehydratase large subunit, translating into MSQGTLYDKVWDQHKVTTLPNGQDQLFVGLHLIHEVTSPQAFGMIKERGLEVARPDLTHATVDHIVPTANQDRPYSDDAAETMMAELEENVRDAGIQFSDPTTGDQGIVHVIGPEQGITQPGKTIVCGDSHTSTHGAFGALAFGIGTSQIRDVLATQTIAMEKQKVRKIEVTGELDEGVEAKDIILEIIRRLGTEGGVGYVYEYAGETIENLDMEGRMSICNMSIEGGARAGYVNPDETTYEWLEETDYFQEHPEKFEELKPYWESIRSDEDAEYDDVVEIDAGELDPVVTWGTTPGQGIGIDDPIPEPEDLADDKVDTARRAQKHMRVEPGETMEGYDIDVAFLGSCTNARLPDLRRAARIVKGREVADDVRAFVVPGSQRVQRAAEEEGLKDIFEEAGFEWRNAGCSMCLGMNEDQLEGDEACASSSNRNFVGRQGSKDGRTVLMNPRMVAAAAITGEVSDVRDLKEVTLA; encoded by the coding sequence ATGAGTCAGGGAACGCTGTACGACAAGGTATGGGACCAGCACAAAGTCACGACCCTGCCGAACGGCCAAGACCAGCTGTTCGTCGGGCTGCACCTCATTCACGAGGTCACCAGCCCGCAGGCTTTCGGCATGATCAAAGAGCGTGGTCTTGAGGTCGCACGCCCGGACCTGACCCACGCGACGGTCGACCACATCGTCCCGACCGCCAATCAGGACCGGCCCTACAGCGACGACGCGGCCGAGACGATGATGGCCGAACTTGAGGAGAACGTCCGCGACGCCGGTATCCAGTTCTCTGACCCAACGACGGGCGACCAGGGTATCGTCCATGTCATCGGCCCGGAGCAGGGCATCACCCAGCCCGGCAAGACCATCGTCTGTGGTGACAGCCACACCTCGACCCACGGCGCGTTCGGCGCGCTCGCGTTCGGTATCGGGACGAGCCAGATCCGCGACGTACTGGCCACCCAGACCATCGCGATGGAGAAACAGAAGGTCCGCAAAATTGAGGTCACCGGCGAACTCGACGAGGGCGTCGAGGCAAAGGACATCATCCTCGAAATTATCCGCCGGCTCGGGACCGAGGGCGGCGTCGGCTACGTGTACGAGTACGCCGGCGAGACAATCGAGAACCTCGACATGGAAGGTCGGATGTCCATCTGTAATATGTCCATCGAGGGCGGCGCTCGCGCGGGCTATGTCAACCCCGACGAGACCACCTACGAGTGGCTCGAAGAGACGGACTACTTCCAGGAACACCCCGAGAAATTCGAGGAACTCAAGCCCTACTGGGAGTCCATCCGCTCCGACGAGGACGCCGAGTACGACGACGTCGTCGAAATCGACGCGGGCGAACTGGACCCTGTCGTCACGTGGGGAACCACACCCGGCCAGGGCATCGGTATCGACGACCCGATTCCGGAGCCCGAGGATCTGGCCGACGACAAGGTCGACACCGCCCGCCGCGCCCAGAAGCACATGCGCGTCGAGCCCGGCGAGACGATGGAAGGGTACGACATCGACGTTGCCTTCCTTGGCTCCTGTACCAACGCTCGGCTGCCTGATCTCCGCCGCGCGGCCCGCATCGTCAAGGGCCGTGAGGTCGCCGACGACGTGCGAGCGTTCGTCGTCCCCGGTAGCCAGCGCGTCCAGCGCGCCGCCGAGGAAGAAGGCCTGAAAGACATCTTCGAGGAAGCCGGCTTCGAGTGGCGCAACGCCGGCTGTTCGATGTGTCTGGGCATGAACGAGGACCAGCTGGAAGGCGACGAGGCCTGTGCCTCCTCCTCGAACCGGAACTTCGTCGGCCGGCAGGGCAGCAAGGACGGCCGGACCGTCCTGATGAACCCGCGGATGGTGGCTGCTGCGGCCATCACCGGCGAAGTGTCTGACGTGCGCGACCTGAAGGAGGTGACCCTGGCATGA